A stretch of Allostreptomyces psammosilenae DNA encodes these proteins:
- a CDS encoding cell division protein FtsK, translated as MTDNRPPDHPDPRPERPGAEVVDILTKRPAIPDVVTADADPDAVVMVDGPAPAGPGFLDRARGARRRAIIPAWARSRSELAAASKWVTSYYGHTIGYHAVRCPLYAGRLALLAPAGAAKCLGGAARWVTDAEGEPVRLAAVRREDAGEYLKLSRQRDARVRLRTLVMVLSLFVGLGAALALYVLAPGWLQVVSASVLVMALGRYGAPADAPVVSRAVETPKVQRLTSDIVLRALGALSISAINQAMAKGRDGFTFTAPITRDGPGWMAEGDLPFGVTVADVMDRRDRLATGLRRPLGCVWPEPVPEEHPGRLRLWVGDQDMSKAKQPAWPVAKSGAVDLFRPVPFGTDQRGRWVELTLMYTAGVIGAIPRMGKTFLLRLLLLIAALDPRAELHTYDLKGTGDLDPVGERVSHRHRAGEDDADIEYAIADMRALREELRRRAKVIRSLPRDICPESKVTSELAGKKSLGLHPIVVGVDECQVWFEHARYGAEFEEICTDLVKRGPATGIVLLLATQRPDAKSLPTGISANASTRFCLKVMGQLENDMVLGTSAYKRGVRATMFAWDDKGIHYFVGEGADARIVRSVYVDAPTAEVISLRARTLREAAGTLSGHALGERAPQEEAAASFDLLADILAVVPADKAKVWSETVVALLAELRPDVYGGWEPEQLAAALKPYGIGTVQVWGTTEEGKGANRRGIERAKVAAAVAERDRNRSAG; from the coding sequence GGTGGTCGACATCCTCACCAAGCGCCCCGCCATCCCCGACGTCGTCACCGCGGACGCCGACCCGGACGCGGTGGTGATGGTCGACGGCCCCGCCCCCGCCGGACCGGGCTTCCTGGACCGTGCCCGGGGCGCGCGGCGCCGCGCGATCATCCCCGCGTGGGCCCGCTCCCGCTCGGAGCTGGCCGCCGCGTCGAAGTGGGTCACCTCCTACTACGGCCACACCATCGGCTACCACGCCGTGCGCTGCCCGCTGTACGCCGGCAGGCTCGCCCTGTTGGCCCCGGCCGGTGCGGCGAAGTGCCTCGGTGGCGCCGCCCGCTGGGTCACGGACGCCGAGGGCGAGCCCGTCCGGCTGGCCGCGGTCCGCCGGGAAGACGCCGGCGAGTACCTGAAGCTGTCCCGCCAGCGTGACGCCCGGGTCCGGCTGCGGACGCTGGTCATGGTGCTGTCGCTGTTCGTCGGGCTCGGCGCCGCCCTGGCCCTGTACGTGCTGGCCCCGGGGTGGCTTCAGGTCGTGTCCGCCTCGGTGCTGGTGATGGCGCTCGGCCGGTACGGCGCCCCGGCGGACGCCCCGGTGGTCTCCCGCGCGGTGGAGACCCCGAAGGTGCAGCGGCTCACGTCCGACATCGTGCTGCGGGCCCTCGGCGCGCTGTCGATCTCGGCGATCAACCAGGCCATGGCCAAGGGGCGGGACGGCTTCACCTTCACCGCCCCGATCACCCGCGACGGGCCCGGTTGGATGGCCGAGGGCGACCTGCCGTTCGGCGTCACCGTCGCCGACGTCATGGACCGCCGCGACCGCCTCGCCACCGGCCTGCGCCGCCCGCTCGGGTGCGTGTGGCCAGAGCCGGTGCCGGAGGAGCACCCCGGCCGCCTGCGGCTGTGGGTCGGTGACCAGGACATGTCCAAGGCCAAGCAGCCGGCCTGGCCGGTGGCGAAGTCGGGGGCGGTGGACCTGTTCCGGCCGGTCCCGTTCGGCACCGACCAGCGCGGACGCTGGGTGGAGCTGACGCTGATGTACACCGCCGGGGTCATCGGCGCGATCCCGCGCATGGGCAAAACGTTCCTCCTGCGCCTGCTGCTGCTCATCGCGGCGTTGGACCCGCGGGCCGAGCTGCACACCTACGACCTGAAGGGCACCGGCGACCTCGACCCGGTGGGGGAGCGCGTCTCCCACCGGCACCGGGCCGGTGAGGACGACGCGGACATCGAGTACGCCATCGCCGACATGCGGGCGCTGCGCGAGGAGCTGCGGCGCCGCGCCAAGGTGATCCGGTCCTTGCCGCGGGACATCTGCCCGGAGTCCAAGGTGACGTCCGAGCTGGCCGGCAAGAAGAGCCTCGGTCTGCACCCGATCGTGGTCGGGGTGGACGAGTGTCAGGTGTGGTTCGAGCATGCCAGGTACGGGGCGGAGTTCGAGGAGATCTGCACCGACCTGGTCAAGCGCGGGCCCGCCACCGGCATCGTGCTGCTGCTGGCCACCCAGCGTCCGGACGCCAAGTCCCTGCCCACCGGCATCAGCGCGAACGCCTCCACCCGGTTCTGCCTGAAGGTCATGGGCCAGTTGGAGAACGACATGGTGCTGGGCACCTCCGCCTACAAGCGCGGCGTCCGGGCCACGATGTTCGCGTGGGACGACAAGGGCATCCACTACTTCGTCGGTGAGGGCGCGGACGCCCGGATCGTCCGGTCCGTCTACGTCGACGCACCCACCGCCGAGGTGATCTCGCTCCGGGCCCGCACGCTGCGGGAGGCGGCCGGGACCCTGTCCGGCCATGCCCTCGGCGAGCGGGCCCCGCAGGAGGAAGCCGCCGCGTCCTTCGACCTGCTGGCCGACATCCTCGCCGTGGTCCCCGCCGACAAGGCCAAGGTGTGGTCCGAGACCGTGGTGGCCCTGCTGGCCGAGCTGCGGCCCGACGTCTACGGCGGGTGGGAGCCGGAGCAGCTGGCCGCCGCGCTCAAGCCGTACGGCATCGGCACCGTCCAGGTCTGGGGCACCACCGAGGAGGGCAAGGGCGCCAACCGGCGCGGCATCGAACGCGCCAAGGTCGCCGCCGCAGTTGCGGAGCGTGACCGAAACCGGAGCGCCGGCTAG